From a region of the Mycolicibacterium sp. MU0050 genome:
- a CDS encoding YchJ family protein, whose protein sequence is MRSTNPCPCGSDTLFGRCCLPLHLGERLPATAEELMRARYSAYATANLDYVWASWHPRTRPADLDAEDGVDWVSVQIVDTAAGRAGDDAGEVEFIARHRDGVLHERSRFRVRAGRWFYVDGDLLA, encoded by the coding sequence GTGCGTTCCACGAACCCCTGCCCCTGCGGCAGCGACACCCTGTTCGGCCGCTGTTGCCTGCCCCTGCATCTCGGGGAGCGGTTGCCCGCCACCGCCGAGGAGTTGATGCGCGCCCGCTACAGCGCCTACGCCACCGCCAACCTGGACTACGTCTGGGCCAGCTGGCATCCCCGCACCCGGCCCGCTGACCTGGACGCCGAGGACGGCGTGGACTGGGTGAGCGTGCAGATCGTCGACACCGCGGCCGGTCGCGCCGGCGACGACGCGGGCGAGGTGGAGTTCATCGCCCGGCACCGTGACGGCGTGCTGCACGAACGCTCCCGGTTTCGCGTGCGTGCCGGACGGTGGTTCTACGTCGACGGCGACCTGTTGGCCTGA
- a CDS encoding DUF4334 domain-containing protein, which translates to MLLDDVLPDAPTGTDGALAIFDAAPAVDPEFMIGTWHGAELPTGHPLDGLLAASGWWGKQFRDAETVHPLLFRTADGSALWPLNPLPAFGGLGLAGRFPGLKQRNFTTAIVAGRPVLQARGPKARLRTTRYRGVDTATMIYDQLPINDVFRRLDDQSVIGAMDLRGVARPYFFVLRRDDSLPVR; encoded by the coding sequence ATGCTTCTCGACGACGTCTTGCCCGACGCCCCGACCGGCACCGACGGCGCGCTCGCCATCTTCGACGCGGCACCCGCGGTGGATCCGGAGTTCATGATCGGCACCTGGCATGGCGCCGAGCTGCCCACCGGCCACCCGCTCGACGGTCTGCTGGCGGCCAGCGGCTGGTGGGGTAAACAGTTCCGGGACGCCGAAACGGTCCACCCCTTGCTGTTTCGCACCGCCGACGGCAGCGCGCTGTGGCCGTTGAACCCGCTGCCGGCGTTCGGTGGCCTCGGCCTGGCGGGCCGGTTCCCGGGCCTCAAGCAGCGCAACTTCACCACCGCGATCGTCGCCGGGCGGCCGGTGCTGCAGGCCCGCGGCCCCAAGGCGCGGTTGCGCACCACGCGCTATCGCGGCGTCGACACCGCCACCATGATCTACGACCAGCTGCCCATCAACGACGTCTTCCGGCGCCTCGACGACCAGAGTGTCATCGGCGCCATGGATCTGCGGGGCGTCGCGCGACCGTACTTTTTCGTGCTGCGCCGCGACGATTCCCTGCCGGTGCGTTGA